The following proteins come from a genomic window of Miscanthus floridulus cultivar M001 chromosome 2, ASM1932011v1, whole genome shotgun sequence:
- the LOC136535935 gene encoding telomere repeat-binding protein 5-like isoform X1 encodes MTSHEQRNYQLLTNPLVNFKQPKRRAEMVFQKRSSSEMESCGGGQVAEMPRVPKSARGKRSVRKKEAQNPAQMSAFDLLATVAGKLLDEGVGSLGNMSAGAPALAACAKDVRVKQEQCDEEMKQFKHEVTDQDSCNESAILPHIAFQRAVNNARIEDPKAKSEAQDKESSMISCTKAELGCNFGVIADRWSPESVESGAFTGDAVASLMPTAPAGFHKNAPEMYNLLDSMDVDAKPPPLVSSDSTGEMPLYGDKIHRSTSLPRGPKGVGGFAVDRDDDDDKSSGCTHPSTTTNRDFRSNCTAEYSRVRKLLTSKYKKVAPARIHKSDLSYSAPCNLNSLIPSDVERKPSFRNKKMHYTRQRTQRSTFKRRKLFDRHSVLASEFGAANAKGNTKVTGRDSHAEANKGTNSMPFQKSCVSNDCHVKLRIKSFKVPELLVEIPESATVGSLKKTVLEAVTAILGGGLRIGVLHHGKKVRDDSKTLIQTGIGQDDTLDNLCFSLEPNCTQNPQVQAPEDISFLETIDTTEPLARIAPADSCSKHGEVDVSQELALTALAMNYQCSDHDSVHSPGGVSSPDKVSTNSRALVPVPAADPNAGAVVPANKSKRSPEQGQRRIRRPFSVAEVEALVLAVEKLGTGRWRDVKLRAFDNAKHRTYVDLKDKWKTLVHTASISPQQRRGEPVPQELLDRVLAAQAYWSQQQAKLQPKTPPLAEARLLT; translated from the exons ATGACAAGCCATGAACAGCGCAACTACCAGTTGTTAACTAACCCTCTTGTAAACTTCAAGCAACCGAAGCGAAGAGCAGAAATGGTGTTCCAAAAGAGGTCGTCGTCAGAGATGGAGTCGTGCGGTGGAGGCCAAGTCGCGGAGATGCCGCGCGTTCCCAAGTCCGCGAGG GGCAAGAGATCGGTCAGGAAGAAGGAAGCCCAGAACCCGGCCCAGATGTCCGCATTCGACCTTCTCGCGACGGTGGCAGGGAAGCTGCTTGATGAGGGGGTGGGCTCGCTGGGGAATATGAGCGCCGGTGCCCCTGCTTTGGCTGCGTGCGCGAAGGATGTCCGTGTGAAGCAGGAGCAGTGTGATGAGGAAATGAAGCAGTTCAAGCATGAGGTGACGGATCAGGATAGCTGCAATGAGAGTGCAATTCTCCCCCACATTGCGTTCCAGCGGGCGGTGAATAATGCTCGGATTGAGGATCCTAAGGCGAAGTCTGAGGCCCAGGACAAGGAATCCTCCATGATCAGCTGTACCAAGGCTGAATTGGGGTGTAATTTTGGTGTGATCGCAGATAGGTGGTCGCCTGAATCCGTGGAATCAGGAGCCTTCACAGGAGATGCAGTGGCGAGCCTGATGCCGACGGCCCCAGCAGGATTTCATAAGAATGCACCCGAAATGTATAATTTGCTTGATTCAATGGATGTGGATGCCAAGCCTCCTCCTTTGGTCAGCTCTGACAGCACCGGCGAGATGCCATTGTATGGCGATAAAATTCACCGCTCAACCTCCTTACCAAGGGGCCCAAAGGGAGTGGGGGGTTTTGCTGtagatagagatgatgatgacgatAAGTCCTCTGGGTGCACTCATCCGAGCACCACCACTAACAGGGATTTCAGGTCCAATTGTACAGCTGAGTATAGTAGGGTAAGGAAGCTGCTCACTAGTAAGTACAAGAAAGTTGCTCCAGCGAGGATTCACAAATCTGATCTTTCCTATAGTG CTCCATGTAACTTGAATTCATTGATCCCATCAGATGTCGAGCGGAAGCCTTCTTTCCGGAACAAGAAAATGCATTATACACGACAGAGGACACAAAGGAGTACATTCAAGCGGAGGAAGCTCTTTGATCGCCATTCAGTTCTAGCATCTGAATTTGGTGCAGCAAATGCAAAGGGAAACACAAAGGTTACCGGAAGAGACTCTCATGCTGAAG CAAACAAGGGGACTAATTCAATGCCATTCCAAAAATCTTGTGTGTCAAATGATTGCCATG TGAAACTTAGAATTAAGTCTTTTAAGGTGCCTGAACTTCTTGTTGAAATCCCAGAAAGTGCAACTGTTGGCTCACTAAAG AAAACTGTTCTCGAGGCAGTCACTGCGATTCTTGGAGGTGGTCTACGTATTGGTGTTCTTCACCATGGAAAGAAAGTCAGAGATGATAGCAAAACGTTAATTCAGACTGGGATTGGCCAGGATGATACGCTGGACAACCTATGCTTTTCACTTGAACCCAACTGTACACAAAACCCTCAAGTCCAAGCTCCTGAAGATATCAGTTTCCTCGAAACCATTGATACTACCGAACCCCTCGCAAG GATTGCACCTGCTGACTCGTGTTCTAAGCATGGTGAAGTTGATGTATCACAGGAGCTTGCATTAACCGCATTAGCAATGAACTACCAGTGCAGTGATCATGATTCTGTGCACTCCCCTGGGGGTGTCTCATCACCCGATaaagtgtccacaaactcgcgaGCTTTAGTTCCAGTTCCAGCTGCAGATCCCAATGCAGGAGCTGTAGTTCCAGCGAATAAGTCTAAGAGGTCACCAGAGCAGGGACAACGCAGAATCAGGCGCCCGTTCTCTGTTGCTGAAGTAGAAGCACTTGTGCTCGCAGTCGAAAAGCTTGGAACGGGAAG GTGGCGAGATGTTAAACTTCGCGCTTTTGACAATGCAAAGCACCGTACTTACGTTGATCTTAAG GACAAATGGAAGACGCTGGTGCACACAGCGAGCATCTCGCCGCAGCAGCGCCGTGGCGAGCCGGTGCCCCAGGAGCTGCTCGACCGGGTCCTGGCGGCCCAGGCCTACTGGTCCCAGCAGCAAGCCAAGCTCCAGCCTAAGACGCCCCCGCTGGCTGAGGCTCGCTTGCTCACCTAA
- the LOC136535935 gene encoding telomere repeat-binding protein 5-like isoform X2, which translates to MTSHEQRNYQLLTNPLVNFKQPKRRAEMVFQKRSSSEMESCGGGQVAEMPRVPKSARGKRSVRKKEAQNPAQMSAFDLLATVAGKLLDEGVGSLGNMSAGAPALAACAKDVRVKQEQCDEEMKQFKHEVTDQDSCNESAILPHIAFQRAVNNARIEDPKAKSEAQDKESSMISCTKAELGCNFGVIADRWSPESVESGAFTGDAVASLMPTAPAGFHKNAPEMYNLLDSMDVDAKPPPLVSSDSTGEMPLYGDKIHRSTSLPRGPKGVGGFAVDRDDDDDKSSGCTHPSTTTNRDFRSNCTAEYSRVRKLLTSKYKKVAPARIHKSDLSYSDVERKPSFRNKKMHYTRQRTQRSTFKRRKLFDRHSVLASEFGAANAKGNTKVTGRDSHAEANKGTNSMPFQKSCVSNDCHVKLRIKSFKVPELLVEIPESATVGSLKKTVLEAVTAILGGGLRIGVLHHGKKVRDDSKTLIQTGIGQDDTLDNLCFSLEPNCTQNPQVQAPEDISFLETIDTTEPLARIAPADSCSKHGEVDVSQELALTALAMNYQCSDHDSVHSPGGVSSPDKVSTNSRALVPVPAADPNAGAVVPANKSKRSPEQGQRRIRRPFSVAEVEALVLAVEKLGTGRWRDVKLRAFDNAKHRTYVDLKDKWKTLVHTASISPQQRRGEPVPQELLDRVLAAQAYWSQQQAKLQPKTPPLAEARLLT; encoded by the exons ATGACAAGCCATGAACAGCGCAACTACCAGTTGTTAACTAACCCTCTTGTAAACTTCAAGCAACCGAAGCGAAGAGCAGAAATGGTGTTCCAAAAGAGGTCGTCGTCAGAGATGGAGTCGTGCGGTGGAGGCCAAGTCGCGGAGATGCCGCGCGTTCCCAAGTCCGCGAGG GGCAAGAGATCGGTCAGGAAGAAGGAAGCCCAGAACCCGGCCCAGATGTCCGCATTCGACCTTCTCGCGACGGTGGCAGGGAAGCTGCTTGATGAGGGGGTGGGCTCGCTGGGGAATATGAGCGCCGGTGCCCCTGCTTTGGCTGCGTGCGCGAAGGATGTCCGTGTGAAGCAGGAGCAGTGTGATGAGGAAATGAAGCAGTTCAAGCATGAGGTGACGGATCAGGATAGCTGCAATGAGAGTGCAATTCTCCCCCACATTGCGTTCCAGCGGGCGGTGAATAATGCTCGGATTGAGGATCCTAAGGCGAAGTCTGAGGCCCAGGACAAGGAATCCTCCATGATCAGCTGTACCAAGGCTGAATTGGGGTGTAATTTTGGTGTGATCGCAGATAGGTGGTCGCCTGAATCCGTGGAATCAGGAGCCTTCACAGGAGATGCAGTGGCGAGCCTGATGCCGACGGCCCCAGCAGGATTTCATAAGAATGCACCCGAAATGTATAATTTGCTTGATTCAATGGATGTGGATGCCAAGCCTCCTCCTTTGGTCAGCTCTGACAGCACCGGCGAGATGCCATTGTATGGCGATAAAATTCACCGCTCAACCTCCTTACCAAGGGGCCCAAAGGGAGTGGGGGGTTTTGCTGtagatagagatgatgatgacgatAAGTCCTCTGGGTGCACTCATCCGAGCACCACCACTAACAGGGATTTCAGGTCCAATTGTACAGCTGAGTATAGTAGGGTAAGGAAGCTGCTCACTAGTAAGTACAAGAAAGTTGCTCCAGCGAGGATTCACAAATCTGATCTTTCCTATAGTG ATGTCGAGCGGAAGCCTTCTTTCCGGAACAAGAAAATGCATTATACACGACAGAGGACACAAAGGAGTACATTCAAGCGGAGGAAGCTCTTTGATCGCCATTCAGTTCTAGCATCTGAATTTGGTGCAGCAAATGCAAAGGGAAACACAAAGGTTACCGGAAGAGACTCTCATGCTGAAG CAAACAAGGGGACTAATTCAATGCCATTCCAAAAATCTTGTGTGTCAAATGATTGCCATG TGAAACTTAGAATTAAGTCTTTTAAGGTGCCTGAACTTCTTGTTGAAATCCCAGAAAGTGCAACTGTTGGCTCACTAAAG AAAACTGTTCTCGAGGCAGTCACTGCGATTCTTGGAGGTGGTCTACGTATTGGTGTTCTTCACCATGGAAAGAAAGTCAGAGATGATAGCAAAACGTTAATTCAGACTGGGATTGGCCAGGATGATACGCTGGACAACCTATGCTTTTCACTTGAACCCAACTGTACACAAAACCCTCAAGTCCAAGCTCCTGAAGATATCAGTTTCCTCGAAACCATTGATACTACCGAACCCCTCGCAAG GATTGCACCTGCTGACTCGTGTTCTAAGCATGGTGAAGTTGATGTATCACAGGAGCTTGCATTAACCGCATTAGCAATGAACTACCAGTGCAGTGATCATGATTCTGTGCACTCCCCTGGGGGTGTCTCATCACCCGATaaagtgtccacaaactcgcgaGCTTTAGTTCCAGTTCCAGCTGCAGATCCCAATGCAGGAGCTGTAGTTCCAGCGAATAAGTCTAAGAGGTCACCAGAGCAGGGACAACGCAGAATCAGGCGCCCGTTCTCTGTTGCTGAAGTAGAAGCACTTGTGCTCGCAGTCGAAAAGCTTGGAACGGGAAG GTGGCGAGATGTTAAACTTCGCGCTTTTGACAATGCAAAGCACCGTACTTACGTTGATCTTAAG GACAAATGGAAGACGCTGGTGCACACAGCGAGCATCTCGCCGCAGCAGCGCCGTGGCGAGCCGGTGCCCCAGGAGCTGCTCGACCGGGTCCTGGCGGCCCAGGCCTACTGGTCCCAGCAGCAAGCCAAGCTCCAGCCTAAGACGCCCCCGCTGGCTGAGGCTCGCTTGCTCACCTAA